The following nucleotide sequence is from Gymnodinialimonas sp. 202GB13-11.
GTGCCCGTCACTTTGAAGCGCTTCTTGGCGCTCGACTTCGTCTTCATCTTCGGCATTTCCAACTCCTCAAGTCTTACGAGTGGTTCGGGCGCGTCGCGGCATGCCGTTTTAGGCCGGACGCACCGTTCGGAAGCTGCCGCATAAAGCCAATCCCGCCGTCTGACAAGAGGAGTCTGCATAGGCAATGGGTTCTTGATGAAAGCAGTGTGGCCGCATAGGTCGGAGCGCAATGGAAGAGACGACCACATCTGATGCCGAGGCACCGCCCGCATCCCTACCCGAGATCATTGACCGGGTCCTTCAGGCCGCTGAGGCCGAAACCACAGACATCCGTGCGATCCTGCATTCCTTCGGTCGAGCCAGTTTCACTCCGGTATTGCTTCTGCCCGCCATCGCCGTGGCCACGCCGCTCAGCGGTATACCCCTGTTCTCGTCCCTGATGGGGATCTTCATCGCAATCGTATCCGCGCAGATGCTTGCCCGCAGACGACACCTCTGGCTGCCGAATTTCATCCTGTCGCGTCGGATCAGCGGGGAAAAGCTACGCGCTGCCTTCAACTGCATTCGCCCAACCGCCGTCTGGATTGATGCCCGCACCGCCAAGCGCCTCCGCCTATTGTCGCGTAGGCCGTTGATTTTCATCCCGCAGCTGATCTGCCTGCTGTCAGGGCTGCTGATGCCGTTCCTGGAATTTGTGCCATTCTCTTCTTCTGTCGCAGGCCTCGGCGTGGCGATCCTCGCCCTTGGCATGTTGGCCCGGGACGGCGTGGTTATTCTGCTGGGGTTGCTGCCATACGCGGGCGTGGCCTGGCTGATCCTGCGCGTCATCTGAAGCGTAAGATGACTCTCTGCGCCCAATAAGGCTCCTGAGATCGAGCAGCCGTTCTAATTTACCACACGTGCAGCGACCGAGATGAAAGCGTTGGGCACATCCAGCGGCGTAAGCCCATCGGTCATCTCAAAATGCAGGTAGGCGAAAAGACCAATCGCAATGCTGAACGAGATCATGGACAGCCAAGGCCAGCGTTTGACTGTCCAGGCCCCGATGATGGACGAGAAGGAGAAGACCGCCACAATCGTGGCGATCACCAGAAGAATATCTGGCGTGACCTCCAAACCTATTCCAGCTCGGACGCGTAGATCAGGCGCTCATCACATGGGGCAATCCGCAGAATGTTGGTCGAGCCGGATTGGCCAAACGGCACACCTGCGGTCACAACGATCAGGTCCGACTGATCCGCCAGCTTTTCTTCAGTTGCTGCACGCACGGCGTTGATCA
It contains:
- a CDS encoding exopolysaccharide biosynthesis protein, translated to MEETTTSDAEAPPASLPEIIDRVLQAAEAETTDIRAILHSFGRASFTPVLLLPAIAVATPLSGIPLFSSLMGIFIAIVSAQMLARRRHLWLPNFILSRRISGEKLRAAFNCIRPTAVWIDARTAKRLRLLSRRPLIFIPQLICLLSGLLMPFLEFVPFSSSVAGLGVAILALGMLARDGVVILLGLLPYAGVAWLILRVI